In Paenibacillus sp. G2S3, a single window of DNA contains:
- a CDS encoding glycosyl hydrolase family 18 protein — translation MIFTKKSSRKTFAIAMIAALVLTLFSALGSSAKTANAAQDYKLVGYYASWAAYGRAYNVSDIDPTKMNVINYAFADICWNGIHGNPDPTGPNPVTWSCQNEQAQTINVPNGTIVLGDPWIDTGKSFGDDKWDDPIKGNLKQLWKLKEKNPNLKTLISVGGWTWSNRFSDVAATAVTREVFANSAVDFIRKYKMDGVDLDWEYPVSGGLAGNSYRPEDKENYVLLLQKIREKLNAAGQTDGKTYLLTIASGAGPTYVNNNNLAGIASIVDWINIMTYDFNGSWNKTTGHNAPLYYDPAASSSGLTEPQNFNIDKAVTSYLANGVPANKLVLGMGFYGRGWGGAPAAGNGQYQLSAGISSTGTWEKGSYDFYDLEANYINKNGYTRYWNDTSKVPYLYNPTNQTFISYDDVESFGHKINYLKSKGLAGAMFWETSGDRNKTLTNKLNADLGGGVVQPTPTPTATVTPTPSPTPTVSPTTTPTPTPTVTPTPTPTATPGQCAAAWSQTAVYTGGQQVSYNGSVYEAKWWTQGDRPDLSGATGVWKFINVCGTATPTPTATVAPTATPAPTATPAPTVAPTPGGSSWAAGVTYKTGDIVSYNAKTYTCLQPHTSLQGWEPATTPALWKLN, via the coding sequence ATGATATTCACGAAAAAAAGTTCACGTAAGACCTTTGCGATCGCAATGATCGCCGCGCTTGTTCTTACACTTTTTTCAGCCCTGGGTAGTAGTGCCAAAACGGCCAACGCCGCACAGGATTATAAACTGGTTGGTTATTACGCTTCTTGGGCCGCTTACGGGCGGGCTTACAATGTATCAGATATCGATCCCACCAAAATGAATGTCATTAACTACGCCTTTGCAGATATTTGTTGGAATGGTATTCACGGCAACCCTGACCCTACTGGCCCTAATCCGGTAACTTGGAGCTGTCAAAATGAGCAAGCACAGACCATTAACGTTCCGAACGGCACGATTGTGCTGGGTGACCCGTGGATTGACACCGGAAAGAGCTTTGGGGATGACAAATGGGATGATCCCATCAAAGGTAACCTGAAGCAGCTGTGGAAGCTGAAAGAAAAGAACCCGAACCTGAAAACATTGATCTCCGTTGGAGGCTGGACCTGGTCGAACCGTTTCTCGGATGTGGCGGCTACGGCCGTAACCCGTGAGGTTTTTGCCAACTCTGCGGTAGACTTTATTCGTAAATATAAAATGGACGGAGTCGATCTCGACTGGGAGTACCCAGTCAGCGGTGGGCTTGCAGGCAACAGCTACCGTCCCGAAGACAAGGAGAACTATGTCCTTCTTCTGCAAAAAATCCGTGAGAAGCTAAATGCTGCCGGTCAGACCGACGGAAAAACCTATCTGCTGACCATTGCTTCCGGTGCAGGACCGACATATGTCAATAACAATAACCTTGCTGGCATTGCTTCCATTGTTGACTGGATCAATATTATGACCTATGACTTCAACGGAAGCTGGAATAAGACTACAGGTCACAATGCTCCTTTGTACTATGATCCAGCCGCATCTTCATCAGGCCTGACCGAACCGCAAAACTTCAACATCGACAAAGCGGTAACCAGCTATTTAGCCAATGGCGTACCTGCGAACAAATTAGTTCTTGGTATGGGATTCTATGGCCGTGGTTGGGGAGGTGCTCCTGCAGCAGGAAATGGCCAATACCAATTGTCTGCTGGTATTTCGTCCACAGGTACATGGGAGAAGGGAAGCTATGATTTCTACGACCTCGAAGCTAATTATATTAACAAAAACGGCTATACCCGTTATTGGAATGACACTTCAAAAGTGCCTTATCTCTATAATCCAACGAACCAAACTTTTATCAGCTATGACGACGTAGAATCTTTTGGCCATAAGATCAATTATCTCAAATCAAAAGGCTTAGCTGGTGCTATGTTCTGGGAGACAAGTGGTGACCGGAACAAAACACTAACCAACAAACTGAACGCCGATCTTGGCGGCGGAGTTGTGCAACCGACACCGACTCCAACGGCAACAGTAACTCCAACACCATCGCCGACGCCTACTGTAAGCCCAACGACAACACCGACACCAACACCAACGGTAACTCCAACCCCAACTCCGACGGCTACTCCGGGACAATGTGCAGCGGCATGGAGCCAGACAGCTGTATATACTGGCGGCCAGCAAGTTTCTTACAACGGTTCAGTCTATGAAGCTAAATGGTGGACACAAGGCGATCGTCCCGACCTTAGCGGTGCTACTGGAGTCTGGAAATTCATCAACGTATGCGGGACAGCCACTCCGACTCCGACGGCAACAGTAGCACCGACGGCAACTCCAGCGCCAACGGCAACTCCGGCACCAACAGTAGCACCAACTCCTGGGGGTTCTAGCTGGGCTGCAGGAGTCACATATAAAACTGGCGATATCGTTAGCTATAATGCCAAAACGTATACTTGCCTCCAGCCCCATACTTCACTTCAAGGCTGGGAACCAGCGACCACACCCGCTCTTTGGAAGTTGAATTAA
- a CDS encoding cupin domain-containing protein — protein MTQKEISPLVELLGLQPHVEGGWYKRLWNSEFEIPQEVLGDSYSGSRHSASSIYFLLHEGEQSDWHTVLSDEVWFWHSGSPIVLSLGGNGDKPEDVKEVILGLDIAAGQQPQVVVPAGVWQAARPLGSEPVLVSCIVSPEFHFDDFKLIEK, from the coding sequence GTGACACAAAAAGAAATCTCACCGCTAGTTGAACTGCTCGGATTACAGCCCCACGTTGAGGGTGGTTGGTACAAAAGACTTTGGAACTCGGAATTTGAAATTCCGCAGGAAGTGCTCGGCGATAGCTATTCCGGATCTCGTCATTCGGCCTCTTCAATTTATTTTCTGCTTCACGAGGGCGAGCAATCCGATTGGCATACTGTTTTGTCCGATGAAGTTTGGTTCTGGCATTCTGGTAGTCCAATAGTGCTTAGTCTCGGAGGTAATGGCGATAAGCCTGAGGATGTAAAGGAAGTTATCCTAGGTCTCGACATTGCTGCGGGTCAACAGCCGCAAGTGGTTGTTCCTGCAGGCGTATGGCAAGCGGCTCGTCCGTTAGGCTCAGAACCGGTACTGGTATCCTGTATTGTTTCTCCTGAATTCCATTTTGATGATTTCAAACTAATTGAGAAATAA
- a CDS encoding glycosyl hydrolase family 18 protein, with product MNISTRNRRSKSARYIAALMSAIILLPLYTSAGGSSQVAFAAGTTPTAPAPAADHPRKIVAYFPEWGDQENKGFYTVDKIPWGKITHINYAFAKVNPQTNKIDLMDRTAAIEKDYPDQLTNLPYKGHFNQLVKYKQLYPDVRTLISVGGWSGSGGFYSMANSEAGRDTFANSVVDFLRTYQFNGVDIDWEYPSGTGQSGNPNDFGVAEPLRAVNYNNYVLLMKKLREKLDQAGAQDNQKYDLTIAATASSWILGGMKLGEANQYLDWANLMTYDFHGAWNGYVGPHSALYPDSRDTETAALGTPVLNTDWAVRYYLGTLPPEKIVIGVPYYSRGWKNVNGGINNTGLYGTAPTTGGGADGVYGIWNDPAPEQPAGANPIWHVLNLLKDPANKRYFDPVTKTPYLYNADKKVFLTYEDKESLGYKLDYIKQKGLGGMMFWELTGDYSEKSDGTYTYGNSLTDFAYDQLKSASLPGGTPKPQLPAPKNFSLSFSGTYDHPNYTYSLKITNNTGADISGGWKLEFDLPTTTTLTSAWGAGTVEQISTAWDFNRYRITGTASQTIANGATLEVPGMMKLNFSGGPQRITLNGSSSQQEYDKLYGGITPTPTPTPTVTPTTTPTATPTPKPTVTPTPTATIAPTPTPTVAPTPTPTIAPTPTPTVAPTPTPTIAPTSTPTVTPTPTATPSPGISAWAAGVAYKAGDKVSYNGLTYTCLQPHTSLLGWEPTATPALWKLN from the coding sequence ATGAATATAAGTACACGTAATAGGCGGAGTAAATCCGCACGCTACATTGCGGCCTTAATGAGCGCCATCATTCTGCTTCCGCTTTACACAAGTGCAGGCGGATCGTCACAAGTGGCCTTTGCAGCAGGGACAACGCCAACTGCTCCCGCTCCCGCTGCAGATCATCCACGTAAAATTGTTGCTTACTTCCCGGAGTGGGGAGATCAGGAAAATAAAGGATTTTATACTGTCGACAAAATACCGTGGGGCAAAATCACTCACATTAACTATGCGTTCGCCAAAGTAAATCCTCAAACGAACAAGATTGATCTGATGGACCGTACAGCAGCTATCGAAAAAGACTATCCCGACCAACTAACTAATTTGCCGTATAAAGGACATTTTAATCAACTCGTAAAGTATAAGCAGCTATATCCCGATGTCCGCACCCTGATTTCGGTTGGCGGCTGGTCGGGTTCTGGTGGTTTTTATAGCATGGCCAATTCAGAAGCTGGCCGTGATACGTTTGCGAACAGCGTTGTAGATTTTCTACGTACCTACCAGTTCAACGGTGTGGACATTGATTGGGAGTACCCATCCGGTACTGGCCAATCAGGTAACCCGAATGACTTCGGTGTAGCCGAACCGCTGCGTGCAGTGAACTACAACAATTATGTTCTCCTCATGAAAAAGCTTCGCGAAAAGCTGGATCAGGCAGGCGCTCAGGACAATCAAAAATATGACCTAACCATCGCTGCAACCGCCTCCTCCTGGATTCTGGGCGGGATGAAGTTAGGGGAAGCTAACCAGTATTTGGACTGGGCAAACCTTATGACCTATGATTTCCACGGTGCATGGAATGGATATGTAGGGCCGCATTCCGCCCTGTACCCGGATTCTCGAGATACCGAAACAGCTGCGCTCGGCACTCCGGTTCTGAATACCGACTGGGCCGTTCGATACTATTTGGGTACGCTTCCTCCGGAAAAAATCGTCATCGGAGTTCCTTATTACTCACGTGGCTGGAAGAATGTAAATGGGGGCATCAACAACACCGGTCTTTACGGTACAGCTCCTACAACCGGAGGCGGAGCGGATGGCGTATACGGAATCTGGAACGATCCTGCACCAGAGCAGCCGGCTGGCGCAAATCCAATCTGGCATGTGCTGAATCTGCTCAAAGACCCAGCGAACAAACGCTATTTTGATCCTGTTACCAAAACCCCATACTTGTACAACGCAGACAAGAAGGTTTTTCTTACGTATGAAGATAAGGAATCTCTCGGTTACAAACTGGATTATATCAAGCAAAAAGGATTGGGGGGGATGATGTTTTGGGAATTAACAGGCGACTACTCTGAAAAGAGTGATGGCACCTATACGTATGGCAACTCGTTGACCGATTTTGCCTATGACCAGCTTAAGTCAGCATCTCTACCAGGAGGAACGCCAAAGCCACAACTACCTGCGCCTAAGAACTTCAGTCTTAGCTTCAGTGGCACTTACGATCATCCGAATTATACCTACTCCTTAAAAATAACGAATAACACAGGTGCGGATATCTCCGGTGGCTGGAAGCTGGAATTCGATCTACCGACAACAACAACCCTGACTTCTGCATGGGGAGCTGGAACTGTAGAGCAAATATCGACGGCTTGGGACTTTAACCGCTATCGTATTACCGGAACGGCATCCCAAACGATTGCAAACGGAGCCACATTGGAAGTTCCGGGCATGATGAAGCTGAATTTCTCGGGCGGTCCGCAGCGAATTACGCTGAACGGAAGCTCATCCCAGCAGGAATACGACAAACTGTATGGAGGCATCACTCCAACGCCTACACCTACTCCAACAGTGACACCGACAACTACACCAACGGCGACGCCAACACCGAAGCCTACCGTAACACCGACGCCGACTGCAACCATAGCACCTACTCCAACACCAACCGTTGCACCAACGCCGACACCAACTATAGCACCTACTCCAACACCAACTGTTGCACCAACGCCGACACCAACTATAGCACCTACTTCAACACCAACCGTAACACCAACGCCAACTGCAACACCGAGTCCGGGAATATCTGCCTGGGCAGCAGGAGTAGCATACAAAGCGGGTGATAAGGTTAGCTACAACGGGTTAACGTATACATGTCTACAGCCCCACACTTCACTTCTGGGCTGGGAACCGACAGCAACACCTGCACTCTGGAAGCTGAACTAA
- a CDS encoding NfeD family protein — protein sequence MVVFWLIAAGVLFVVEMMTLTFYLLWLSIGALAAGLVSLIVPEAILFQVVLGSLVALGLTIFSKPLVSKFRSSRGFKDTGTEIVGRQGVVIEPIEQGRYGQVKVGGDTWSASSDQSLGKDEVVRVVKRGTTIIEVERWGDMN from the coding sequence ATGGTTGTGTTTTGGTTGATCGCAGCCGGTGTCCTGTTTGTTGTAGAGATGATGACGCTTACTTTTTATCTGCTGTGGCTTAGTATTGGTGCGTTAGCCGCAGGCTTGGTATCGTTGATTGTTCCTGAAGCCATTTTGTTTCAGGTGGTCCTCGGATCACTGGTCGCACTTGGTCTAACTATATTCTCGAAACCACTGGTTTCTAAATTTCGCAGCTCACGTGGGTTCAAGGATACAGGCACAGAAATCGTAGGCAGGCAAGGAGTCGTCATTGAGCCGATTGAGCAAGGGCGCTATGGGCAAGTGAAGGTAGGCGGAGATACGTGGAGCGCGAGCTCTGACCAGTCTTTGGGCAAGGACGAAGTAGTCAGAGTAGTGAAGAGAGGCACGACCATTATCGAAGTAGAACGATGGGGGGACATGAACTAA
- a CDS encoding serine hydrolase, whose translation MTRFEAQIRERGLNVFNVRVLQNGTLVGKVDLAEDIRRLQHSVSKSFTCMAVGLAIEEGKLTLDTTLKDVFPDYAVTHKEVLPSMQPGELTLFDLLRMSTGHDSPPFWIEERLALKDVNWIQHYLSLPLDRPPGEHFTYSSGDTIMISAMVQESVGQTVKDYLVPRLFAPLGIENVEWEMAPQGITLGCAGLQINTEELSRFGQLLLQKGVWKGQQLIPAAWIDFVTQKQIENSGDRDWGQGYGCQFWLCTHDAYRADGAHGQFCIVAPDAQVVIAINSMEDNMQAILDTVWEEIWPLL comes from the coding sequence ATGACTCGCTTTGAAGCTCAAATCCGCGAACGTGGATTGAATGTGTTCAATGTTCGTGTGCTTCAAAACGGAACGCTAGTGGGGAAAGTGGATCTCGCAGAGGATATTCGGCGTTTGCAGCATTCGGTCAGTAAATCTTTCACATGTATGGCGGTAGGCCTGGCCATCGAAGAAGGAAAGCTAACACTAGATACTACATTAAAAGATGTGTTTCCGGATTACGCAGTTACTCACAAAGAGGTCCTTCCCTCCATGCAACCTGGGGAATTGACTTTGTTCGATTTATTGCGCATGAGTACAGGGCATGATTCTCCCCCGTTTTGGATTGAAGAAAGATTAGCATTGAAAGATGTAAACTGGATACAACATTATCTATCTCTGCCTTTAGATAGACCTCCTGGGGAACATTTTACTTACAGCAGCGGGGATACCATTATGATCTCTGCAATGGTACAGGAAAGTGTAGGACAAACCGTAAAAGATTACCTCGTTCCCCGCCTCTTTGCCCCACTAGGCATAGAAAATGTCGAATGGGAGATGGCCCCTCAAGGGATCACCCTCGGTTGTGCCGGACTTCAGATCAATACGGAAGAACTAAGCCGATTTGGACAGCTTCTTTTGCAAAAAGGAGTGTGGAAAGGGCAGCAGCTTATTCCTGCAGCTTGGATCGACTTTGTCACGCAAAAGCAGATCGAAAATAGCGGCGATCGCGATTGGGGCCAAGGGTACGGCTGTCAATTCTGGCTGTGCACTCACGATGCTTATCGTGCTGATGGCGCTCATGGTCAATTCTGCATTGTTGCCCCGGATGCTCAAGTGGTAATCGCCATTAACAGTATGGAGGATAATATGCAAGCTATTCTAGACACTGTCTGGGAGGAGATTTGGCCGCTTCTTTAG
- a CDS encoding SPFH domain-containing protein: protein MEWAIIGIILVVVVVFVALTIKIVPQQRVGVVERLGKFNRLLTPGLNILIPVIDQVRTYHDLRIQQANVPPQTVITKDNVQVQIDTIIFYQVVGPEEATYGISDYVYGVRNISTATMRQIIGKLELDETLSGREKISTDIRLALDEATEKWGVRIERVEVIDIKPPLDIQEAMDKQMKAERSKRAIVLEAEAAKQDMILRAEGDKQSKILKAEGDKEARIRQAEGSRQAQELEAHGEAKAIQAVAEAEKSRIELIRSAGLDEHVLAYRSFEALAEIAKGPANKVFLPTSAVETLGSLGAIAEVFKASKDSK, encoded by the coding sequence ATGGAATGGGCAATTATCGGAATTATTCTTGTCGTGGTCGTAGTTTTTGTGGCATTAACGATCAAAATCGTACCGCAACAACGGGTAGGCGTAGTGGAACGTCTGGGTAAATTCAATCGTCTACTGACACCGGGTCTCAACATTTTGATTCCTGTGATTGATCAGGTGCGTACGTACCATGACCTACGGATTCAACAAGCAAATGTGCCTCCACAAACGGTAATCACGAAGGATAACGTGCAGGTGCAGATCGATACTATTATTTTCTATCAAGTAGTTGGACCAGAGGAAGCCACGTACGGCATTTCTGATTATGTATATGGGGTAAGAAACATTTCGACGGCTACCATGCGCCAAATTATCGGTAAGCTTGAATTGGATGAAACACTGTCCGGGCGGGAAAAGATTTCGACCGATATTCGGCTGGCGCTTGATGAAGCGACAGAGAAGTGGGGCGTGCGGATCGAGCGTGTGGAGGTTATCGATATCAAGCCGCCGCTGGATATTCAAGAAGCAATGGATAAGCAAATGAAAGCGGAGCGGAGCAAACGGGCGATTGTTTTGGAAGCGGAAGCAGCCAAGCAGGATATGATCCTGCGTGCTGAAGGGGATAAGCAGAGCAAGATTCTGAAAGCGGAAGGCGACAAGGAAGCACGTATCCGCCAAGCAGAGGGTTCAAGACAAGCACAGGAGCTGGAAGCTCATGGTGAGGCGAAAGCAATTCAAGCCGTGGCTGAAGCAGAAAAATCACGCATTGAGCTGATTCGCTCAGCAGGTCTGGATGAGCATGTGCTCGCTTATCGCTCCTTCGAGGCTCTGGCTGAAATCGCCAAAGGTCCTGCGAATAAAGTGTTCTTGCCAACAAGCGCTGTTGAAACGCTGGGAAGTCTTGGCGCGATTGCTGAGGTATTCAAAGCGAGCAAGGATAGTAAATAA
- a CDS encoding aldo/keto reductase, whose amino-acid sequence MSELNAPFSGGPTLNDGVTMPWLGLGVYKTKDGDEVIHAVKTAVELGYRSIDTAAGYNNEEGVGQAIRECGVARDELFITTKVRNPDQGYESTLKAFEVSRRKLGLDYIDLYLIHWPVAGKYRETWKALIHLQKEGLIKSIGVSNFQIHHLKDIIEDTGVVPVVNQVEFHPLLTQRELLKYANEQGIQLEAWSPLMQGNLDLPLLQELAEKYGKTPAQIVLRWDLQQGVITIPKSVNADRIKENAGFFDFTLSDEDVKAIEDLNKDHRFGPDPDNFNF is encoded by the coding sequence ATGAGTGAATTGAACGCACCGTTCTCGGGGGGACCCACTTTAAATGACGGAGTGACAATGCCGTGGCTAGGTCTTGGCGTGTATAAGACTAAAGATGGCGATGAGGTTATTCATGCGGTCAAAACCGCAGTGGAATTAGGATATCGGAGTATTGATACGGCTGCCGGTTACAATAACGAAGAGGGCGTTGGACAAGCTATTCGTGAATGCGGAGTGGCCCGTGATGAACTGTTTATTACGACGAAAGTACGCAACCCTGATCAAGGTTATGAATCAACACTGAAAGCGTTCGAGGTTAGTCGGCGTAAGCTGGGCTTGGACTATATAGATTTATATCTCATTCACTGGCCGGTGGCTGGGAAGTATCGGGAGACATGGAAAGCTCTAATTCATCTGCAAAAAGAGGGCCTCATCAAATCCATCGGTGTGAGCAATTTTCAGATTCATCATCTGAAGGATATCATCGAGGATACGGGAGTAGTTCCAGTTGTGAATCAGGTGGAGTTCCATCCACTTTTGACTCAGCGCGAGCTGCTGAAGTATGCCAATGAGCAAGGAATCCAGCTTGAAGCTTGGAGTCCGCTAATGCAAGGGAACCTTGATCTACCTCTTCTCCAAGAGCTGGCTGAGAAGTATGGTAAGACCCCCGCACAAATTGTGCTTCGTTGGGATTTGCAGCAAGGTGTCATTACGATTCCGAAATCGGTGAATGCGGATCGAATCAAGGAGAATGCGGGATTCTTTGACTTTACGCTGAGCGATGAGGATGTTAAAGCTATCGAAGATTTGAACAAAGACCATCGTTTTGGTCCGGATCCTGATAATTTTAATTTCTAA
- a CDS encoding LacI family DNA-binding transcriptional regulator yields MNIKDIARLSGVGIATVSRVINNSGVVSDATRAKVMAVVREHNYIPNGNASNLKKTRSNTIALMVKGIANPFFADMIKEVERQVNLRGCPLLIQHVEDGVDEINAALQLVKEKNLYGVIFMGGTYDHSEEKFKQLPIPFVLTTITTTKDVDPAVFSSVIIDDMQESYKAVSYLISLGHRNICFLARFPLVQHTTGNRRLMGYIKALEDHGIEYDASLVEDCEYSPSSGFTATKRLLNKKKDITAVFAASDTIAIGAAKALLSLGLSIPNDISIIGFDGIEMAEYYHPSLDTISQPGVDMAKASVEILFDLISGQSENKHVVFESVLVKRGSCKKINKQA; encoded by the coding sequence ATGAATATCAAGGACATTGCAAGGCTATCAGGCGTTGGTATCGCCACGGTTTCCAGGGTAATCAATAACTCCGGTGTAGTAAGTGATGCAACCAGAGCTAAAGTAATGGCTGTTGTAAGAGAACATAATTATATTCCAAATGGAAATGCGAGCAATCTGAAGAAAACGCGTTCTAATACGATAGCGCTTATGGTTAAAGGAATTGCAAACCCGTTTTTTGCAGACATGATCAAAGAAGTAGAGCGTCAAGTGAATTTGCGCGGCTGCCCGCTTCTGATCCAGCATGTTGAAGATGGAGTAGATGAGATCAATGCGGCTCTTCAGCTCGTGAAGGAAAAGAATTTGTACGGGGTAATTTTTATGGGTGGTACATATGACCATTCCGAAGAAAAATTCAAACAATTGCCGATCCCATTCGTTTTGACTACCATCACGACTACGAAGGATGTTGATCCTGCTGTATTCTCCAGTGTGATCATTGATGATATGCAAGAGTCTTATAAAGCTGTGAGCTATCTAATCTCACTCGGACACCGGAACATTTGCTTTTTGGCCAGATTTCCTTTGGTTCAGCATACTACCGGCAACCGTCGTCTTATGGGTTATATCAAGGCACTTGAGGATCATGGAATTGAGTATGATGCTTCCTTAGTAGAGGATTGTGAATACAGTCCAAGTTCTGGCTTTACGGCTACGAAAAGACTACTCAATAAGAAAAAAGACATCACCGCTGTATTTGCCGCATCAGATACCATTGCTATCGGAGCAGCCAAAGCTCTATTATCTTTAGGTCTATCGATTCCAAATGATATTTCGATCATCGGATTTGACGGTATAGAGATGGCAGAATACTATCACCCATCGCTGGATACGATTAGCCAACCTGGGGTGGATATGGCGAAAGCCAGTGTTGAAATTCTGTTTGACCTGATTTCGGGACAATCGGAGAACAAACATGTGGTATTCGAGTCTGTTTTGGTGAAGCGGGGATCTTGTAAGAAGATTAATAAACAAGCATAA
- the asnB gene encoding asparagine synthase (glutamine-hydrolyzing) yields MCGITGFIQWRGDLTQHSQLLVKMTETLANRGPDAAGTWISGPCAFGHRRLSVIDPENGAQPMITRHEEQVYAIVYNGELYNAPELKQELKQRGHQFRTQCDTEVLLHAYIEWGPDCAEKLNGIFAFAVWDGLRDQVFFARDRLGVKPLFYSKVDDVLVFGSEPKALLQHPKVQPVVGPEGLAEIFIIGPARTPGHGVYKDMQELRPGHAMIYSREGLRSYAYWKLESAQHNDNEAETAAKVRELLQDTLERQLVSDVPVCSLLSGGLDSSALTALAVDYYNRNGQGRVDTYSVDYVDNDKHFKSHTFQPGADGPWIKRMVDELNTNHHYISFDTPELVEALDNALYTRDLPGMTDVDSSLYLFCREIKKNATVAISGEAADEIFGGYPWFHREEMLSSGTFPWSVAPKMRASLLSPEVNEWIRPLEYLGDKYSDAVAEVPKLDGETGKQAQMRVMSYLNITRFMPTLLDRKDRMSMGAGLEVRVPYCDHRLVQYVFNIPWEIKNLNGREKGILRKALEGILPDDVLYRKKSPYPKTHNPAYLNAVRTQVLNILDDSTSPILPLIDAAKIREIAASPESSTNLPWFGQLMSGPQLFAYLAQVDLWLRKYNVSIQ; encoded by the coding sequence ATGTGCGGAATAACCGGATTTATCCAGTGGCGCGGAGATCTCACGCAGCACTCGCAGTTGCTGGTCAAAATGACTGAAACTTTAGCAAACCGCGGACCCGATGCAGCTGGAACTTGGATTTCAGGCCCCTGTGCATTCGGTCACCGCAGACTTAGCGTTATCGATCCAGAGAACGGTGCGCAGCCTATGATTACCCGCCATGAGGAACAGGTATATGCGATTGTGTACAACGGCGAATTATATAACGCACCCGAGCTCAAACAAGAACTTAAGCAGCGGGGTCATCAATTCCGTACCCAATGTGACACAGAGGTTCTGCTGCATGCTTATATCGAATGGGGACCGGATTGTGCAGAGAAGCTTAATGGAATCTTTGCCTTTGCGGTGTGGGACGGTCTTCGGGACCAGGTCTTTTTTGCACGCGACCGCTTAGGTGTGAAGCCCCTGTTCTATAGTAAGGTGGATGATGTCTTAGTTTTCGGCTCAGAGCCTAAAGCGCTCCTGCAGCACCCCAAGGTACAGCCAGTCGTAGGCCCTGAAGGACTAGCGGAAATCTTTATTATCGGTCCAGCCCGTACGCCAGGACACGGTGTGTATAAGGATATGCAGGAGCTTCGTCCGGGGCACGCCATGATCTATAGTCGTGAAGGTCTTCGCAGTTACGCTTATTGGAAGCTGGAAAGCGCACAACACAATGACAATGAAGCAGAGACAGCCGCTAAGGTGCGTGAACTGCTGCAGGATACGCTCGAACGTCAGCTAGTCTCAGATGTCCCTGTCTGCTCACTCTTGTCGGGAGGGCTAGATTCCAGTGCGCTAACAGCACTTGCAGTTGATTACTACAACCGAAATGGTCAGGGACGAGTGGATACGTATTCCGTCGATTATGTCGATAACGACAAGCACTTCAAGAGCCATACTTTTCAGCCCGGAGCAGATGGACCGTGGATTAAGCGAATGGTCGATGAACTAAATACAAACCATCACTATATCTCATTTGATACGCCCGAGCTTGTAGAAGCACTTGATAATGCATTGTACACACGAGATTTACCTGGGATGACCGATGTGGACTCATCTTTGTATTTATTTTGCCGCGAGATTAAAAAGAATGCTACTGTAGCCATTTCCGGCGAAGCTGCCGATGAGATTTTTGGCGGATATCCTTGGTTTCATCGGGAGGAGATGCTCTCCTCAGGAACTTTTCCTTGGTCAGTAGCTCCTAAAATGCGTGCAAGTCTATTATCCCCTGAAGTTAATGAATGGATTCGGCCGCTGGAATATTTGGGTGACAAATACAGCGATGCAGTAGCAGAAGTCCCAAAATTGGATGGGGAGACAGGTAAACAAGCACAAATGCGCGTAATGTCCTATCTAAATATTACCCGCTTCATGCCTACTCTGCTCGATCGTAAGGACAGAATGAGTATGGGGGCAGGACTAGAGGTACGTGTTCCTTATTGTGATCATCGGCTTGTTCAATATGTCTTTAATATTCCTTGGGAAATCAAGAACTTGAACGGTCGTGAAAAAGGGATTTTGCGCAAGGCGCTTGAGGGAATTCTTCCAGACGATGTGCTATATCGTAAAAAAAGTCCTTACCCAAAAACCCACAATCCAGCCTATTTAAACGCAGTACGAACACAAGTATTGAACATTCTAGATGACTCTACTTCGCCTATACTTCCTTTAATTGATGCTGCCAAAATCCGTGAGATCGCCGCTTCCCCAGAATCCTCTACCAATCTCCCTTGGTTCGGTCAGCTCATGTCCGGTCCTCAGCTGTTTGCATATCTCGCCCAAGTAGATCTCTGGCTGCGAAAATATAACGTCTCCATCCAATAA